The stretch of DNA TTTTCAAAGGTGGAAAAAAATAATTAATCCGCATCATCATCCAATGTTTCCAAAAGAAAACTTACAGGCCTAAAGCCATCATTGCATGATATCATTGCAGATTTTTTATTTTTCATCCATCCACCGTAGAAATCACTGGCCCCATTAGCTAAAGCCATTACAAAAGGTGAAAGACTTTCCCATGCACTATCACAAAAATTATCCGGTTTAACCCAACCATTAGCTACAAAAACATCACCCACTTCAACATCACATTCATGCTCAAGGGGATTTTCATATTCTTCAATCAAATCATCATGTCTGACTTTTTTCATGACTGTAATTTTAACTTTTTTCATAATATCTCCAAATCACTTTTTTCATAACGGTTATGGCCTTTAAGACCCTTTTTATATTTCCAACACCTAATTGCATCATCTAATGACTTATCATCATTATCTTCAAAGAAATCCCTGATATATTGGTTGTATTGGAACTGCTTGCCTATTTCAGTTTTTTCTTTTGAATTCTGGAGCTCCCGATATGCATCGATTGCATCCCTATAAGTTTTATCAGGATTTGACTTTAACCATTTTTGAAACTTAACTTTAAATTTGAAAGTGGAACCTATTTCCTTTTCAAAAAATTCTCTTTTGTCCTCGCTGCATCTGAAATTTTCACCCAATCTTGAATCCAAGGTAATTTCAGATGATGCTTCATTTGAAAATTGTTTAATGTTAGGTTCTGTTAACGCTTCACCAGTGGATAGATAATGAATTATCCTATTTTCCAAGTCCTCTTTACTTCCACTGACCTTTAAACCTTCAGACCTGCAAAAATCCTTTAATTCATCTTTCAAGAAATAATACTGCTTAAAATCTTCCGCTTTTAAGTTTCGAGTTAATTGAACCATGAAAATCTTTAAAAATAAAAAAAAGTAGAGGATTATCCTCTAGTTACAATACTTATAATGTCACCATCTTTCAGCTCATAATCACTGGCTACGCGCATATGTGTCCTTGCATCAACAGCATGCATGAACTTATCACCGATATCAGTGTGGACAATATAAGCCAGTTCACGAGGGGTTGTGCCCCTTTTGACTAAAAATCCATCTGGCAACACATTACCCTTTTGGTCTGTGTATTTATGTTCATCCTGAACAGGATAAACAACAATCCTATCAAGTAAGTCAAAAATGCCATAATTTAAGGCATCTTGAACACCAGTACTTCCGTATTTGTCCAAAATATTGGTTTGGATGTATTCAAGTGCTTTTACCTGATTTGGATTTAATTCGTCTGCCTTCAATATTTCAAAGTGGTCTTCGCCTGAAACATATGAAATCAAACCGGCTTCCGCTGCTCTGACAAGGGCTATTTCAGATTCTGCTGAAGTTGGAATTACATTAGGATATTTTTCCTTAATTCTTTCAATGTTTGCAGCAGATGTCGGCAGGTCCGCCTTATTTGCAATAATCATCATCGGTTTGGCAATATGTAGGATATTTCTTGTTAATTCAATCAAATCTTCCTCTTCCCACTTGTTATAATCAGGTTCGATAGTTCTTTTAGCTTCAATAATGTCTTCAATAGCTATTCCGGTACCTGACAATTGATCAAACAATACTTTTGAAATGTCCAAATGTTCAGCGCCAACCTTTCTTACAAGCCTTACCCAATTCTTAGATAATATTCCATACATCCACATTACAATTTCGTTTTCTAGAAATTCCAGATCCTCAAGCGGGTCATGGCTTCCGGGATCAACCGGGTTTCCTTCAAGGTCTGTTGAACCTGAAGCATCAATAACGTTTATAAATACTTTAGCTTGCATTAAATCATCTAAAAATTTGTTACCCAATCCTTTTCCTTCATGCGCTCCAGGAACCAATCCTGCAACATCTATCAATTCAATTGGGAGCAATCTTTTCCCGTCAATGCATATTGAATTGTGAGGATTACAAGTAACACCTAACTCTTTACATGGACAATCCTTAATTACATGAGCAACAGCCTTATTCGCATCAATAGTTGTAAATGGATAATTTGCCATTTCTACAGTAGATGCTGTTGCTGAATTGAAAAAAGAGGATTTTCCTACATTTGGTTTTCCACAAACTGCAATTTGAAGCATAATAATCACTTAATTTCTAATAACATCTAAATCTTTGTTTTTAAAATTATAAATAGTTTCAGAAATCATAGTAATACTAATGAAAGATGAAGATGTTGAACGACCCCAAGCCATGATAATTCGTCAAGGAATTCAAGATGCAATGACACATTCCCTTCCGGACAAGAAGTTTTCACCAGATGAAATTGATCTGGTAGAAGTGGATATCGGATTAAAAAACCTAGGATGGAATTTTAATAATTTCAGAATATTGAACTTGACAGATATCCATTTAGGCCAATGGATCAATCCCGAATATCTGGATGAACTTGTTGACTACGTGAATACACTAAACATTGACCTAATCACATTAACTGGAGATTATTTCTCATATATCATTAAGGGTTACGAAAAGTCCCTGCAGAATTCCTTGAAAAAACTAAAAGCGAAATACGGTAAATTTGGAGTACTGGGAAATCATGACCATTGGATGGATGCCGATGAAATCAGGGAAATTTTCAAGAATTCCGATGTCGTTGATTTAAGCAATGATGTTTATACGCTTGAAAGAAATGGTGATTTTCTAAATATCTGTGGCGTTGACAGCTGCACTGTATGTGCCGACAATCTAGATAAGGTAATAGCCAAAATGCCTAAAAATGTGCCAAGCATCCTGCTTGTACACGAACCCGATTTTGCAAAAGAATCCTCACAAACCAACATGTTCGACCTTCAGATTTCAGGCCATTCACATGGTGGGCAGTTCATTATTCCAAAATTTGAAACAACACCACTTAGAGGCCCAAATTCAACAATGTATCCTGTCGGATTGTATAAAGTTGGAAACATGACTCAATACACAAGCAAAGGCCTTGGAACAAACTCTTTTAGAATAAGAATAAACTGCAAACCAGAAATAACAGTAATTACCTTAAAAACTAATAAACGACAAAAGATAAAGATAGAATGATAAAGAACAGATTAATTTCATCCTTAAAAACAATAATTACAGGCGCATTAATATTTCTTGCAAACGTAATTGCAATCTATGCAGTAGATTTTATCAGCGAGGATTTCACAATAGGCCCATGGTACAATGCAATCATTATTGTAATTGCCTTTGCAATTGCAAGTGCATTATTATGGCCAATTTTCAGAAGGTTTTTCATGAAGATTATCATATTTACCTTTGGGATTGCATCACTGTTTATAAATTCCATTATTTTTTATATAACCTCATTGTTTGTTCCTGGCGTTTATACTGGAATCTACGGAATGCTACAGGTTCCGATTGTAATTGCAATATCCACAACACTAGTTACAAACATTACAAACACAAGTTACTATGACAGATACATGAAAACCATCCTTAATTATGCCCTTAAACAAAAAACACCATATAAAAAAAGGTATCCTGGATTGATTATGCTTGAAATAGACGGCCTATCAATAAATACCTTGAAGATGGCTATCGATAAGGGCGTGATGCCCAATATTAAAAGATGGTTAGATGAAAAAAGCCACACATTAAAGGGCTGGGAAACAGATTTGTCTTCACAAACCGGTGCAAGCCAGGCAGGAATACTGCATGGAAACAACAAAAACATCATTGCATACAGATGGGTTGAAAAAGAAAACAACAACAAGATTGTTGTTTCCGGAAAATTAAGCGACGCACCAGAACTCGAAGAAAAAATCAGCAACGGCGAAGGTTTGCTTGTAAACGGGATTAGTGTTGCAAACATGTTTTCCGGAGACAGTAAAATCCCTACATTGACATCTTCCAAATTAAACGGATTATCCAACATCTACAATAAAACATTGAATGCCGTTTTTCTGGATTCCTATAACTTCCAAAGATTATTCATATTGTTTTTATGGGATATAATTCTTGAAATTTCATCACAAATAAAACATTATCTGAAAAACATACGCCCTCGTATGAGAAGAACAATCGTCTATGCTGCAGTTAGAGCTGGAGCTAATGTAGTTTTAAGGGAAGTTACAACTGATGTTTTAACAAGTGAAATACTCACCGGAGATATTGATACCGCATATGCAACATTTATGGGATATGATGAGATAGCTCACCATTCAGGGGTTCGCGATGAAGACGTTTGGGGCACATTAAAAAGAATCGATTCACAATTTTCAAAAATCAAATCAGCTATAGAAATGAGTGATAGGGATTATGAAATGGTAATCTTATCAGATCATGGCCAGTCAAATGGCGCAACATTCAAACAGAGATACGGAATAACCTTGGGAGACTACGTTAGAAGATTGCTTCCTGAAGATTTGAAAATCTTTAAGACAAAATATAATATTGACCACTTCAGAGACGCAGTCATTCCTGAAAACAAGCAAATAAAAAGCATAAAAGAAAAAGTAGGAGATATTCGCGACGAATTGTTTGAAGATAATGAGCCATTACAGAACATTAAAGGAGGACTCGCAAAAAGGAAACCTAAACTAATATTTGAAAATGAACAATACTTGAACCTAAGAAAAAAATACACAAATAGTTTGGACTACATTGAAGGGTATGAAAGCACCGAACTAACTACAAAAAAGGCAGAAGATTCAGAATTAATAGTATTAGGTTCAGGGAATTTAGGTTTAATCTACTTAACACAATGGAAACAGCGACTGAATTATGAAGAAATCGTTTTGCTATTTCCTGATTTGATTCCAGGACTTGTTAAGCATCCGGGAATCGGATTTATACTTGTTAATTCAATTTCCAATGGAGGAATGGTGATAGGTCAAGAAGGAATCTACTATTTGGATAACGATGAAGTTGTTGGTAAAAACCCTCTCGAAGGCTTTGGTGAAAATGCCGCCATGCATTTAAAACGCGAAAATTCATTTGACAACATGCCTGACCTCCTTGTAAACAGTTTTTATGATGAAAAGCTTGATGAAGTTTGCGCATTTGAAGAGTTAATCGGCTCTCATGGAGGTCTTGGAGGAGACCAAACAAAACCGTTCATATTATATCCTTATGATTGGAAAGACCCTGGAGAGCTAATCGGAGCTTCCTCAATATATCACTTCCTGAAAAATGAAATCGAAGAATTAAAATCTTAATAATGAGTTAATACAAATTATTTAACAAGATATCTTAACCGTGAAAATATTTAACTGATGATTGAAATGACTGGTAAAATTTATATTATTGGAATCGGGCCTGGTGCAAGCGAATATTTGACTAAAAAAGCAATAGACACCGTGAAAACAAGCGACTACACTGTTGGAAGCACTCGTGCAATCGAATTGTTTGATGATGTGCAAAACAAGATTGCGTTTAATGTAAAAGAACTGCTTGATAAACTTGAAGAAGGAGTCCAATTAGCTTGCGACGGCAATACAGTTTCAATATTGTCAACAGGAGATCCCGGTTTTTCTGGCGTTTTAAATACTGTTTTAAGAATTTCGGCTGAAAAGGATTTTCCAAAGGAAAATATTGAAGTAATCCCGGGAATCAGCTCCCTTCAGCTTGCAGCTGCAAAATGCCATATCCAATGGGACAATGCCAATGTGATGACATTTCATGGAAGAGAAAATATAGAAGACATTTTACCTGTGATTAACAATGGAAAAACAACAATTGCACTTCCTTCAAGAAAAGTAAAGGATATGGCACAATTTTTATTGGATAATGGTGTTGAAGCAGACAGGAAAGTTGTAGTCTGCGAAAGACTAAGTTATCCCGATGAAAGAATTGTTGAGTCCACCTTAAAAGAAATTGCTCAAAGTGAATTTACTTATATGTGCATTATGGTCATTTATTAGAACTATTTATGCTTAAAATTCATTTTAAATAACAATTACTATTTAATTTTTTTAATAAAGTTCTTATAGCTCATATATCATACTTTAATCGTTGATTTGTAAAAATTGACTTTAAGGTAGATACTATGAACAGGAAAATAAACACCACATGTTTCATTTTATTATTTCTATTTTTGATTAGTGCAGTATCTGCAACAGATAATGAAAATGAAACAATAATGACTATTGAACATGACGAACCAACTCAGGATTTGTGCAATATGAATCCAGAGCAAGAAACAAGTAATGAGAAAACAGAAAAGTTAGGTGCTTCAAGCACTTCCGTTAAAGAGAAAGTAACAATAAATGCACCTAACCTGAATATGTACTACAAAGACGGAAGTAAATTCACAGCAACATTAAAAGACAGTAACAATAAGGCGATAAGCAAGGCAAAAATAGATTTTACAATAAATAATATCACATACAAAAGAGAAACCAATAGCAAAGGTGTTGCTTCGCTTAAAATAAATTTGGAAAGTGGAAACTACACCATACAAACAAAATTTACGGGAAACAGCACTCACTACGGAAGATTAATTAAAAGCACGATAACGGTGAAAAGCACCATACAATGCAGTGATTTTACAAAATACTATAAAAATACAGATAAATACTATTCTATTTTTTATGACAAAAAAGGAAATTTGCTTAAAAGTTCATCCGTTGCATTTAAGTTAAAAAACAAAATCTACAATGTCACAACAAACAATAAGGGCATTGCAAAAATAGTGATAAACCAAAAACCCGGCAAATATAGCATTACATCAATCAACACACAGACATCTGAAATTCTGGAAAAGACGATTATGATAAAATCGCTGATTGTAACCAACGATTTGACAATCAATGACAATGTCCCCGGAAAATTTAGCGTTAAAATTCTAGACAGCACCGGAAATGCATCACCAAATCAAAAAATATCCATAAATCTCAATGGAAAATCATATGCAAAAACAACAAACAAAAACGGCATTGCATCTTTAACTATAGATTTGAAAGCCGGAACATACACTATAACAACAGAATATGACGGAATTAAAAATTCCAACAAGATTACTGTAAAAAAAGTGATAACAACCGCATTTAAACATACGACATTGATTCCAAATTACGTTAACGTTACTGTCCCCTATGTCTATGAAAACTATTACTATTCGTTGAAAACCGGATTTGACGGAATAATAAAAATGCCAAAAAACGAATTATTTACCGTTGAAGTTGGAGGCAAAACATATAGATTTTCAACAGCAAGAGTCAATGGCATAGATTCAACATTGCTTGGGCTTAGAAGCTATCTGATTCCTTTAGATGGAAGCGATATCGAAAATAGTATGGATAAAAATAATCTGAAAAAAGACGGAATTGTCATTTCAGCAATACACGATTATACTGAAATCGATTATCAGAGCAAAACCCATGAAAATACAGCATTATTCGGATTTTACGCGAGTAAAGGTTTAGACCAGGGCGAAACATTTTATTATATGGAAAACGATAAGGTTCTTGCCAAAATCAACATTCAAACAGTAAATTATGATGAATTAGGTTTAAAATACAGCATTTCAAAATTTTATGGAAGGGCACTATATGATTTCAACTATAAAACCTACGATGAGATAACCCTTCATAACCTCGAATCAATAAGATTTGCGAATACAAAAATTCCTGTGGAATTCAGCTATTATATGAATTATATTGTAGGTTATCCATCAAAAGAGGATATAATAACCAAATTTATGATAGACGGTAAAGAAGAAATTGAAAAAGGAGAAACAATAAGCTACGGATTAAGCGACAAATATAGAAATACAATGGGATTTGAAGTTCTGCAATCATACAGCATTATAAATGAAAAGATTACCAAAAGGGTTTTGGAAAACTGGATTTCAAAAAATCCCAGTTACTTGAATAGGTTTGGAGTGATGAATGTTTATGGAATGCATTTGGCATCCCTTGAAACCACATGGCTTGCTGATATATTTGCTAACAAATATGCCAGTGATTTTAAAGTGAAATGGCAGAGAAACCACACCTTAACCATAATGGCTGGAATAAACCTTGAAGATACATATTTAAATATCTTAAATGCAGATATGGGAATGGATGTCCAGGGAAAGAACAAGAATGTCCAATTATTCAGATTGATCAATTCTTTGAACTTGCCCGAACTTGAGGATTATTCCCTTAAAAGCATTTCAAGCAGGTATTCTGATAAAAGTGACAATTCACTGAACAGGATGTTTGATTCTGTTTCGAAGAGCAAATTCAGCATGGTTCAGATGGGAAACCTATTATATGTTTTTTCACATGACAATTCTTCTGCAGTCATACTGAATTGTACAAGCGGAGTATCCAGCGTGATACTTAACAGAAACAATTCAATCTATAAGGGATCAAGCATCTCTACAACAGAAGACTGCTGCAGCATTTCAAATATACCAAAAGACGTGATAAAAGAAATACGGGAAGCGATAAAATTTGTTGCACCGGGAACATATCTATTGACCGATAAATTAAGCAATATCCAACCATTTACTGCAATCGCCTACAAGGGACTGACATTCATATTAACCAAATTATCTACAGGCGCATCGGCAGCCAGTTTAGGATTATTGTCAGCCATGGTTTTAATACAGGATGCCGGAAACAAATATAGAGAAGGGATGATTGATGAGGAATATTGGCATGCAACAATGGATAAGGTCACATTTACAAGGCCGGGTTATCTTCAATCAAAAAAAGTGTACAACATTCCCAATAATAAAGGAGGATGTGATTATATTGAAGTTAAAATCAACAATGACCTAACTTTAGATAGGGACAATGCAATACTTATTACTAATGGAAAAACAAAAAAACTAACAAAGCAGGAAACCTACAAGTATTTTTGTGAAGATACCTGGACTCCTTTCAGCATGCCAAGCAAATACTGGGATGAAAGTTGGAAAGTGATATAATGAAAATAATTGACAAATTTAGAAATCAACATATAATAGTGCAGATTTTGGATATTGCGTTTATCCTAGTTCTAATTTACGAACTGGTAACCATGAAAACACTTTCAATAAGTTTAGCAATATTGTTTTTAATAATATTTATCCCATTTTGCCAATGGTTTTTTAAAAAAGAAGAAAATTAAAAGTTAAAATAGATTTTATTTTAACTTATTTTATTTTTTAAAGCTGTATAGCTTCTTGGACAACTTCATCGTTGTCTTCGCCTTCATATAAAATATGAGCTAACTTTAACAATTTTTCTTGACCTTTAACTTCATCTTTAAACAAAGGAATTTCCGCAATGTGTTGGTCTGGGAATTTTTGATCGATTAAAGCCAAGCGTTTTTGTTGTAATTTATGTCTTGAATGACAGAAGTCACAATCACAGATATCAGGCATTACTTGGTTTACGATGACACTATCAACTGTTATATCATATTTTCCAAGTGCCTCTAATGCTCTTTCTGACTCATATATAGACATTTCTTCAGGAATTACAACCATCTTAAATGTGGTTCTATCAGGGTCGGATAAAACTTCTTTTGCCTTATCGATTTGTTCTTTAGTCCTTTTTAAATCTTCAGAAGTTTGAGGATCATCAACTGCATCCATGAATGGCATGATTTTCTTTAATGCATTTGTTGCAGTACCTAATTTTGCCTTAAGCATCATCATTTTACCAACCCAGGAATCCATTACTTCAGGGAAGGACAATAATCTTAAAGTGTGTCCTGTTGGTGCGGTATCAAATACAACAACGTCATATTCATCGGAATTCATTACAGCCATGAACATTTCAAACGCAGCAGCCTCATCTGCACCAGGTGATGAGGATACCATGTCCAATTGGTCTGATAGGAAGTCCATGCCGAATAGACCGCCATCAGCATTAGGGTTTGCTGCCTTTTCAGCCTCCAATTGTGCTTGTTTTTGAGCCATCGCTTCATCAGGGTCAATTTCAACTGCAAATAAATTGGTTTTGATTTCACGAGGGTAACTGCCGATAGGCACTTCAAGTGAATCTGCCAAAGAATGTGCAGGGTCGGTTGATACAATTAAAGTTTTTTTACCCTGTTCGGCCAACCATAATGCAGTAGCAGAAGAGATGGAAGTTTTACCAACACCTCCTTTCCCACCTACAAAAATAAAAGTTGTTTTATCTTTATTAAATTTGAAATAATCTTTAAATGCCATGTAATTTACCTCCTTAATAAAATTACTTTAAGCCTAGGTCTAAATTCCATATACTTACCTTTCATGTGCTTTTGCCAAGTGAAGTTATGAATTTTGGCAACTATATGATTTTACTTAAACTTACTTTTGGTTACTAAATGATATTTAATGTTTTATAGTATATAAAGTTAGTTATTATAGCATTATTTCAATGCCGATTTTTCATATTTATTAGCCTGTTCCTTAAATCTCTATAAAAACCAATGCCAAAAATTGAAATTTAAATATTAATTTTATGGCTAATTTTGTACATATTCCATTATTAGACATTAATTTCCTAAATAAAGTTTTATTATACCTTATTTTTTAATTTTACAATGTAAGTAACCACTTACATGCGAAAATCTTTATATATGTACAAAGATAAACAATTAATCACGGGACGTGAAGTTTTTTTATTTTAGGGGGAGAAAAATGGAAATAATTCTTTTAATATTATTGTTATTTTTGTTGTTGGAGTAAGTGTGTTCTGCACAAGAATAAATATTGTTGACCATTCTAATGTAAATGAAAAATATATCTTTTGACATAAATCGTGATGAAGATGATAAATTAGTTATACAGGAATATATCGGTGGCAAAGAGTATGTTATAAATTCAGTCTGTTGTAGAGGACACAATAGGATTATAAGTGCATTTTATTATGAAAAAATTATAATTGAGGGCAGAGGAGCCATATATGATTATGAAGTAGCTATCGATGAAACAGACCCTCATTTTAGAGAACTTGTTGAGTATAACGATAAAGTCATTTCCGCATTGGGTTTAGAGTATGGTGCAATACATGGCGAATATAAGATAGATGAAAACGGGCCTGTCTTGATGGAAATGAACAGCAGAATTCCCGGACCTTTCCAAAAATATTCTTTAATAGATAGCGTTTGGAGACATCATTCAACAGCATTATCACTTGAATCCTATATTGACCCGGAGGAATGCATAAAAAAATCCAATAAACCTCTCAAATATTTAACCAATTATATCATCAAATATCTGATTATTCATGAAGAAATCGACGTTATAACACCAACTTTCGAAGAAGCCTTTGATGATTTAGAATCGTTCGAATATGCGGATTCAATATTTAAGGGTGAACATTTTTATCCTAAAACAATTGATTTACTTACCATCGGAGGTTTTGTTTTCCTCACCAATAATGATGAAACCAAATTATTCAAAGATCTCGATACAATAAGAAGAATGGAAAAATTTGAGATTGAAAAAATCTTCGATATTAAATAATTTCATCATTAATCCATTTATTTTTAATTATTTTTCATCAACTCAGTTCAAATGTGATGAAAATACAATAAAAAAACACATAATTTTGAAAATCCTATAAATTTAAATAAAATTAT from Methanobrevibacter sp. YE315 encodes:
- a CDS encoding TIGR04076 family protein; translation: MKKVKITVMKKVRHDDLIEEYENPLEHECDVEVGDVFVANGWVKPDNFCDSAWESLSPFVMALANGASDFYGGWMKNKKSAMISCNDGFRPVSFLLETLDDDAD
- a CDS encoding DUF6434 domain-containing protein translates to MVQLTRNLKAEDFKQYYFLKDELKDFCRSEGLKVSGSKEDLENRIIHYLSTGEALTEPNIKQFSNEASSEITLDSRLGENFRCSEDKREFFEKEIGSTFKFKVKFQKWLKSNPDKTYRDAIDAYRELQNSKEKTEIGKQFQYNQYIRDFFEDNDDKSLDDAIRCWKYKKGLKGHNRYEKSDLEIL
- a CDS encoding redox-regulated ATPase YchF — its product is MLQIAVCGKPNVGKSSFFNSATASTVEMANYPFTTIDANKAVAHVIKDCPCKELGVTCNPHNSICIDGKRLLPIELIDVAGLVPGAHEGKGLGNKFLDDLMQAKVFINVIDASGSTDLEGNPVDPGSHDPLEDLEFLENEIVMWMYGILSKNWVRLVRKVGAEHLDISKVLFDQLSGTGIAIEDIIEAKRTIEPDYNKWEEEDLIELTRNILHIAKPMMIIANKADLPTSAANIERIKEKYPNVIPTSAESEIALVRAAEAGLISYVSGEDHFEILKADELNPNQVKALEYIQTNILDKYGSTGVQDALNYGIFDLLDRIVVYPVQDEHKYTDQKGNVLPDGFLVKRGTTPRELAYIVHTDIGDKFMHAVDARTHMRVASDYELKDGDIISIVTRG
- a CDS encoding metallophosphoesterase → MKDEDVERPQAMIIRQGIQDAMTHSLPDKKFSPDEIDLVEVDIGLKNLGWNFNNFRILNLTDIHLGQWINPEYLDELVDYVNTLNIDLITLTGDYFSYIIKGYEKSLQNSLKKLKAKYGKFGVLGNHDHWMDADEIREIFKNSDVVDLSNDVYTLERNGDFLNICGVDSCTVCADNLDKVIAKMPKNVPSILLVHEPDFAKESSQTNMFDLQISGHSHGGQFIIPKFETTPLRGPNSTMYPVGLYKVGNMTQYTSKGLGTNSFRIRINCKPEITVITLKTNKRQKIKIE
- a CDS encoding phage holin family protein: MIKNRLISSLKTIITGALIFLANVIAIYAVDFISEDFTIGPWYNAIIIVIAFAIASALLWPIFRRFFMKIIIFTFGIASLFINSIIFYITSLFVPGVYTGIYGMLQVPIVIAISTTLVTNITNTSYYDRYMKTILNYALKQKTPYKKRYPGLIMLEIDGLSINTLKMAIDKGVMPNIKRWLDEKSHTLKGWETDLSSQTGASQAGILHGNNKNIIAYRWVEKENNNKIVVSGKLSDAPELEEKISNGEGLLVNGISVANMFSGDSKIPTLTSSKLNGLSNIYNKTLNAVFLDSYNFQRLFILFLWDIILEISSQIKHYLKNIRPRMRRTIVYAAVRAGANVVLREVTTDVLTSEILTGDIDTAYATFMGYDEIAHHSGVRDEDVWGTLKRIDSQFSKIKSAIEMSDRDYEMVILSDHGQSNGATFKQRYGITLGDYVRRLLPEDLKIFKTKYNIDHFRDAVIPENKQIKSIKEKVGDIRDELFEDNEPLQNIKGGLAKRKPKLIFENEQYLNLRKKYTNSLDYIEGYESTELTTKKAEDSELIVLGSGNLGLIYLTQWKQRLNYEEIVLLFPDLIPGLVKHPGIGFILVNSISNGGMVIGQEGIYYLDNDEVVGKNPLEGFGENAAMHLKRENSFDNMPDLLVNSFYDEKLDEVCAFEELIGSHGGLGGDQTKPFILYPYDWKDPGELIGASSIYHFLKNEIEELKS
- a CDS encoding cobalt-precorrin-7 (C(5))-methyltransferase, which encodes MTGKIYIIGIGPGASEYLTKKAIDTVKTSDYTVGSTRAIELFDDVQNKIAFNVKELLDKLEEGVQLACDGNTVSILSTGDPGFSGVLNTVLRISAEKDFPKENIEVIPGISSLQLAAAKCHIQWDNANVMTFHGRENIEDILPVINNGKTTIALPSRKVKDMAQFLLDNGVEADRKVVVCERLSYPDERIVESTLKEIAQSEFTYMCIMVIY
- a CDS encoding Ig-like domain-containing protein, yielding MNRKINTTCFILLFLFLISAVSATDNENETIMTIEHDEPTQDLCNMNPEQETSNEKTEKLGASSTSVKEKVTINAPNLNMYYKDGSKFTATLKDSNNKAISKAKIDFTINNITYKRETNSKGVASLKINLESGNYTIQTKFTGNSTHYGRLIKSTITVKSTIQCSDFTKYYKNTDKYYSIFYDKKGNLLKSSSVAFKLKNKIYNVTTNNKGIAKIVINQKPGKYSITSINTQTSEILEKTIMIKSLIVTNDLTINDNVPGKFSVKILDSTGNASPNQKISINLNGKSYAKTTNKNGIASLTIDLKAGTYTITTEYDGIKNSNKITVKKVITTAFKHTTLIPNYVNVTVPYVYENYYYSLKTGFDGIIKMPKNELFTVEVGGKTYRFSTARVNGIDSTLLGLRSYLIPLDGSDIENSMDKNNLKKDGIVISAIHDYTEIDYQSKTHENTALFGFYASKGLDQGETFYYMENDKVLAKINIQTVNYDELGLKYSISKFYGRALYDFNYKTYDEITLHNLESIRFANTKIPVEFSYYMNYIVGYPSKEDIITKFMIDGKEEIEKGETISYGLSDKYRNTMGFEVLQSYSIINEKITKRVLENWISKNPSYLNRFGVMNVYGMHLASLETTWLADIFANKYASDFKVKWQRNHTLTIMAGINLEDTYLNILNADMGMDVQGKNKNVQLFRLINSLNLPELEDYSLKSISSRYSDKSDNSLNRMFDSVSKSKFSMVQMGNLLYVFSHDNSSAVILNCTSGVSSVILNRNNSIYKGSSISTTEDCCSISNIPKDVIKEIREAIKFVAPGTYLLTDKLSNIQPFTAIAYKGLTFILTKLSTGASAASLGLLSAMVLIQDAGNKYREGMIDEEYWHATMDKVTFTRPGYLQSKKVYNIPNNKGGCDYIEVKINNDLTLDRDNAILITNGKTKKLTKQETYKYFCEDTWTPFSMPSKYWDESWKVI
- a CDS encoding ArsA family ATPase; this encodes MAFKDYFKFNKDKTTFIFVGGKGGVGKTSISSATALWLAEQGKKTLIVSTDPAHSLADSLEVPIGSYPREIKTNLFAVEIDPDEAMAQKQAQLEAEKAANPNADGGLFGMDFLSDQLDMVSSSPGADEAAAFEMFMAVMNSDEYDVVVFDTAPTGHTLRLLSFPEVMDSWVGKMMMLKAKLGTATNALKKIMPFMDAVDDPQTSEDLKRTKEQIDKAKEVLSDPDRTTFKMVVIPEEMSIYESERALEALGKYDITVDSVIVNQVMPDICDCDFCHSRHKLQQKRLALIDQKFPDQHIAEIPLFKDEVKGQEKLLKLAHILYEGEDNDEVVQEAIQL
- a CDS encoding ATP-grasp domain-containing protein codes for the protein MKNISFDINRDEDDKLVIQEYIGGKEYVINSVCCRGHNRIISAFYYEKIIIEGRGAIYDYEVAIDETDPHFRELVEYNDKVISALGLEYGAIHGEYKIDENGPVLMEMNSRIPGPFQKYSLIDSVWRHHSTALSLESYIDPEECIKKSNKPLKYLTNYIIKYLIIHEEIDVITPTFEEAFDDLESFEYADSIFKGEHFYPKTIDLLTIGGFVFLTNNDETKLFKDLDTIRRMEKFEIEKIFDIK